One Novosphingobium sp. G106 DNA segment encodes these proteins:
- a CDS encoding AAC(3)-I family aminoglycoside N-acetyltransferase, protein MAGNFNVVRCKAGDIAFARRALDLFGEVFDERETYSGNQPDDAWLGDLLGSADFVFLAARDGEAPVGALAAYVLRKFEQARKEIYIYDLAVAEHRRREGIATALIAELQRIAGEIGAWVIYVQADYGDDPAVALYTKLGTREDVMHFDISPA, encoded by the coding sequence ATGGCTGGAAATTTCAATGTCGTCCGCTGCAAGGCGGGCGACATTGCTTTTGCGCGCCGCGCGCTCGACCTGTTCGGCGAGGTGTTCGACGAGCGCGAGACATATTCTGGCAATCAGCCCGACGATGCCTGGCTTGGCGATCTGCTCGGCAGCGCGGACTTCGTCTTCCTCGCCGCGCGGGATGGCGAGGCTCCTGTCGGCGCGCTCGCGGCCTATGTGCTGCGCAAGTTCGAGCAGGCGCGGAAGGAAATCTACATCTACGACCTCGCCGTCGCCGAGCACCGTCGCCGCGAAGGCATCGCCACGGCGTTGATTGCCGAACTGCAGCGGATCGCCGGCGAGATCGGCGCCTGGGTCATCTACGTCCAAGCCGACTACGGCGACGATCCTGCCGTCGCGCTCTACACCAAGCTCGGCACGCGCGAGGATGTCATGCATTTCGATATCTCGCCGGCTTGA